One Anguilla rostrata isolate EN2019 chromosome 15, ASM1855537v3, whole genome shotgun sequence genomic window, gtgtttgtgtgcgtgtgagtgtgtggttgcaTATGTTTAGGataaatttcatttcatataatcttcattttttcactgtttcGTTGAAAATGGGAGTGCGGTGTGCTGGGTGAACGGCCGGTGGAAATCTTGAGCCGAGCTACGCCGCCGACGTTCGGTCAGAGATGTGGTTGCAGTCgggggggggtcaaaggtcattatTGCTGGGAGAGCAGGGCGCTCCGGttggctttcattttctctAGTCGTTTGACCAGGTGGCTGTTGCTGGCCTCCAGCTCGTCGAGCTTGTCAAGCGCTGACCGCAGCTGTGCCCGGGAAAAAAAGGGTAGACTGGCGTGAGAAAATcaaatccaatccaatccaatcaaatcaaatgtatttgtatagccCACTTTACAAATATTTGTCACGATACACTTTGCAATGGACACATAAGCTAGCCtatggtggtggtggagaaGAAAAACTCCCCAGGTGGGACCAAAGGACCAGCCAAAAATGGGAGAAAAGTAAAGAAAGGAATCCTGTGCCTCTGTGGGATGTTTGCCTacctctctctgcagcctgcGCTTCTCAGCTTTCAGCTCGTCCTCAACTTTCTCCGCGTTCTCAGAGGCAGACTTGTAGCGTGTCACTTGACCTTCCAACCGTATAACCTGCAGTGACAAGAAGAGAAGGCAGTCCAGTGTGAACTTAGCGGCAGATGCAGTGTAACTTAAATTCAATCATCCTGAACTCTGTACTTACGTTCTGCTCCAAAGCTGTCACCTCCTGCTCTGATTTGACAAGTTTAAACTTGAGGTCACTAATTTGCCTGTTAGCATCTCCTGTGAAGGGGGAAATGTTGGATGTTAGATACAAAAAGGCTGTGCAATACGTTAGTCTTTTAAGTACCTCTTCAACTGAATAGCCCCTTTTAAAGAAAGCAAAGTCTGATAATGAGGTGTGCATCTTTTGATTAAATATACTACAATACAAGTTCCTCTCCATTCCAATCAATAGATATTTATTGTCTTCCAGGGGTGATTTGGTGGCAGCAAAGAAAACGACAGatacacaaagatacacagGACACAACAGACATGGGGAGGGATTTCATGGCCATGAGCATTTCTGATTGTAACTTATATACAGTATCTGCAGCACAGGCCCAGGCGCACGTTAGCGTGGCTTACTTTGGACATCCAGGATGAGTGGGTCGGTGCCGTTCTCCAGGACCTCGCCCTCGGGGCTGGCGCCCTCCTGCGTGCCattcttctgcttctgctccagctgagCCTTCAGCCTCTTCACCTGTGCGGGGCAGACGGGTGGGTCCCCCCCGATTCAGCTCGGGCCACTGCTCCGACCTCAGCCCAAATCACGGTTTAACCAAGGCCCCCGCTCTGACCGTTCAACGGCCCATCGCAGATCAGCTGACTGCTCGGTTTGACAGGTCAGCTGAGCTGCCTGACAGCTCAACACAGCTGTACACTCTGCTATAGGTCCTCCAGGTGCTCAGGATTTTGAGCTTAAAGCAAGATAAATCACAGAAATGTGTGAAGCACAGCTGCGACAGCCAGGCTTACCTGTTCCATCAAAGTCTCCCTCTCATCCACCAGCTTTCTCAGGCGAATCTCTGCAAGAGAAACATTGAAGATGAAATGGCGGTTTGGGATATAAGGCATGAATCAGAACTTATAATATAAGACTCTGGTCTTACAGAAAGATTAGTACAAAGGCTTGGTAGGGTAAGATTTTGTCAATGGTACAACTTTTTGGTGCAGCAAAGGGttatgctgttttgtttgtaatattacatttaaggTAATATTACTTACTGTAGCAAACAGACAATAGAAACTTTGGCCattgaattatttcatttacaaatttAAGGTCCAAGATAGAATGAAAACTCTTTTCCAGAGCTTTGTCTTCATCAAAACATTGAAATACAAACCACTCATCATTCTttgctgagaaaaaaacagtccattATGATCAaagcataaatgtaaaaaagtcaAATGTTAACATACCAGGGAGAGGAGCCAGAATGGTGGGTAAGGGGCTGGGTCAGGGTAGGAGGGGTTTATGTCACATGAGGCATGCAAATGAGCTGATATCCTCTACTGTAGGTTAGCATGCAGACTGTGGAGTGAAGACACAACTACAAAAACCCAATTGTTGTGCTGCTGACATCACACTCGCTTACTCgcttaccctctctctctctctcacacacacacacacacacacacacacacacacacacacacacacacacaaagaatggAATTCTCTCTTAATACTTATTTCTCCATGGCTGTAAGATTAGactgatacattttttgatacaaaaaataaacattagcaCATACCTTAATTTATCTGAGCAAAAAGCTAGGTAAAGTGTAATCAGTAGCTGTTCATTATAAGctgtaaattattaaattttaaatgctgtaaCTGCTACAAAATTCCAAAGGAGTAATATCTTTTTTATATCaaaatttaaatcattttaatttgagcATACATAAATGCTGTAGCAGTCATTTCATATGGTGATGCAAGCTTTCAATTTgacatgcattaaaaatattaaattacaatCAACAAAACATCATGTATTGCATCAGTGTTCATTTTATGTGCTCATAGTCATCATATTACTTTAAGATGGTACTGTATCATAAATTGCACTACAGAATATCATAAGTTATGCAAGTGTGCATTTTCTTAATCAGCATACATCACATGTTCACAGCaggcatatactgtatttgATATCAGAACTGCAACATACATACAACCAGTTTACATAGGGGAATGTGTTAAGCTTGGCATATTGCAGACATCTTACCCATGCATTGTTTCATCTCACCTCTACTCAAGTCAATGTGCAAGTAGTATTAAAATGAGTAATATTTAGTCACTGCTTCAGTCTTCCAAGGCTTATGAAGAAAAAGAATGGGCATGCGAGGACACAAGTGTATTGGCTGAATTGGGTGAGGCAATACACTAAATGTCCAGCAGGTGGTGAAACTGAGCATCTAAGAGAGCCAGGCAACATCTCAGCCAATCTCAAATTTGGTCTGAAGCTCTGTTGCAGGAAAGAAATGCCTGCAACAGTTCATGACGTCCATTTTATTCTATAAGCCTTTTAAGTTCACGGTCAGTAATATTTTGATAGCTAAAAACCCCTGACATGTGTTCAATGTCTTACTCAAATGCCATATAAGGAAAAAGGCTGCAATGGAGCTTCATAATCTCCACCAAGACCAGGACTCAGTCTCAGTCTTCAAATTTTATTAATCATAGAACTTTGTTCTTTACACCTATCACTCGCAAAATGTGACACCCCTTGGCATGTctgtacagcacattttatacaaaaacacatcaagggccatcaaagacaaaaaaccctttatgctttatttcatcataaatatataattcttGCACAGGaaaaagaatgcatttcaggCAGGTACAGCTTTGTCAAAGTATAAGAAAGCACTTTATGTGACCAGTGACCCTTCTTGGCAACCTATCTGCATCAATGCCCAGATGTAagcttgaaaaaacaaaatttaatacTGCTTCAGTCAAAGAGAAGTGAGTCCCGGTTTATAATTTAGTAACTTTACCAGAGAACAAAAAATCCAAACTAACCACAGAACAGCTTTTTTATGGTTCATATGTTCAAGAGCATTAAGAATCCAATTGTATATGGTGTTGCATGCTCACTATGAAgctaaacaaaaacatgacatACTGCTTTAAAGATTCTCTCTGATAGTGACCACTCACAGAACATTAGGATGGTTCTACATGGGGATGCCCCATATTCTGAAATCAGTCCAGAAatcagaaatatgtatttttgaaagttttaaagTGTATTACGTTTTACTTTTGTCCTTTTACCATAAAGCAATTCTTTTCTAAAGAGGCTTTGGTACATGACATGGAATGACACTGTTCTTCACACTCTATTAAGCAGGAGTATAGTTAACTGAATAAGCTATTCTCCAATACTCAGTAGTGTTCTTTCTTGCAGTCACTGAATACTAAGAGCGTTTCAAAATACTGCTCATAGTCTAGAGATCTCTTTAACTTAGAACTTTGTAGGCTATTTTTGAGGTGAGTTATCTGTTAATTGCCTATTTAAATGATTATACTTTTAGAATTAGTTCATTTCAGTTGGTGAAATAAGCACTGCAGCCGTAATTCACAGCAGAAAGAATATCTCAAACTTAATGACGACTGAAACAAAACCAAGTGACTAAAATGTTATTTGCTGATAATTGATTTACAGATTTAAACATTTGCAAACTGCATATATCATCATTTATCAACAACTGGAAATAACCATACAATTGACAAGAATAACCTAACCTAGATaaccaatataaaaaaataaatacaccttCTGTTGTATACTATCCTTACTGTAAACTATAAGCCAAAATACAATTACTGTGTGattaaattaaagtattttaaatttaaccaaTTTTACATCTTCATGTAAATATTCATGAGAAATAATCAGATACATTTAAGAGGATTTTCTGCACAGCATATTGCCTCATCAATGTCATGAATATTCCTGGCACAAATGTAcaatttcttggaaaaaaaattaaagagggAAATCAAAGTGAATAACGTCAGGCTCAGAATTGCACTTCTTAGTGCAGCTATCCTTTTTGTTAAAGTGTTACTAAATATCAAACAGGAACTGAATGCAATACTTCCTGCAAGAAGTAAAGGGGTAcaatcaaaacaacattttctgtaaaacacCTGACAATACAAGGGTTTAAGGATAACCTAAAGCAACTAATAGTAATAATGGATAATTGCAATTCATTGAAACAGTTCTGATAATTGTAAACACGTTGTGGTGGATATGCTGCTATTGTAAGTGTGTCCAACAAGGACACACTACATTCAGTGTAACATTATAAGCCCCTATTAAAACACATATACTAAAATAAGCATGAAATTGCCATATTATAAATCACTCCTTCTTAACTGCAGTGCATACTATGTAAAAACATGAagttaaaaacatgaaaacatgttttatgcCACCCACCATAAAGCCCATCTTTCCATAGAAAACTTTCTTTGATAGGTTCAGAGCCAAGAATGTTTTATGTATGCTTTAAGACGACTATGAATTAGACTTGACATGTGACATCCTAGAGTATCAGTGATCTAAGAAGGATCAGGCTTGTAGGACTAAGACATGCGACAGTCTTCTTTGCCTTTACCCTTGCCTTTCTTATTGCTCTTGGATGAATCTCTCCTGCCATTTTGTTCGTTGGTCTGTGATACACTTTCCTCCGTTTCCTGGCTGGCCGTTCTCTGCGTGACATTTCTCTCTGCTGCAGTCGTACATGTCCCTTCCTCAAATACGTCCTCTCCTGGTTGAGTCTCATTTTGCACTTTATCAACCTGCGCTGTGTCCGGCTCGTATCTTGGCTCTTCAGATTTGGTCAAGTGGGCCTCCACATTATCTTGGGTCTCGTTTTGGTCGGTCCCCGCTTGGGGTTCGGCCTTGCTGCCATCCTCCTGTTCTCCCCCACCTTCTGTGGGTGTTGATCCTGCTCCTTCATCCTCATGGGTCCCTCCTCCTGAGACCAAATTTGCTGACACTTCAAGATCatcctcaaattcaaatgattcTCCTTCCTCATTTTCATCCTCCTCCTTGTGGTTGTCCACCTCCTCCTGGGGCAGAGGCTCAACCTCATCCAGCTTTTCTTCTACCACCAATGTGTCTTCCTCTTCTTTGGATAGGCCCTCATCTATCATGCTGTCTACCTGCTGCTGGTCAGCAGAttccccactctctcttcctGAGTCCTGGCTATTTGTTTCAGTGCTGGAAGTGCCCAGTCCTTCAGCATCATCACAGTGTTCTTTCCCAGGGCAATTCCCATCTTCTGTgatcccctgccccccttctgTAGATTCTTCTCCGTGTCCcatactgccctctggtggtacGTTTACACTGGCATCCTCTTCTGGTATTGCCATATTCTCTGACTCTTCCGTCTCTTGCTCCACAGAGTTGTCTATGGATGGCTGCTTTTCTCCAGGAAAGTCAGGTGAATCAGTCAGCTCATCCTGCATCAGTGATTCAGCCTCCTTACAGCTGTCAAGGTCTTCAGTTGCTCCTGTCTCAGATGGTGCGGCAGCCAGTTCTTCCGTTTCTGAGGATGGACTTAAGAGTACACATTCCTGGGTGCCTTgattctccacactttcctgtGATGGTGCTTTTACACTGGGGTCCTCTTCTGGTATCGCTATGTTCTCTGGCTCTTCCCTCTCTAGCTCCACAGAGTTGTCCACAGATGGCTGCTTTTCTTCAAGAATGTTGAGTGGGTCAGTCGGTTCATCCTGCAACAGTGATTCGGCCTCCTCACAGCTGTCAATGTCTTCAGTTGTCCCTGTCTCAGGTGGTGCAGCAGCCAGGTCTTCAGTTTCTATGGATAGACTTGAGGGCACATATTCCTGGGTGCCCTGGCTCCCCTGAGGTTGCACCTtgttcctgtctgtgcctgtctccATTTCCTCCAAGCTTTGCTCTTGGGCAGAGCCTAAGTTAACACAATCTGCAATATATGTAGTCAGGTCAGATTCAGATTTACCTGCATTTTCAACCTCCTGGTCAAGCGCACTTTCACCCTTGAGGTCATCTGTGTTCTCAAGCTTTGGGTTTGGTTCATTTGCAGCCACTGGGTCACCAGTCTTGCCGGCCTCTGCCTCTTGAGTTTCAGGGCTTTGTTCTTCCTTCACCTCTTCTGTGTCATTTCTTGTCTGAGTTTCCACCTGAGAAGCAGGCCCTGACAGCTGAGTGTCCTCCACCTTCTCAAACCCGTCGGCATTATCAGCACCAGCTGCGGACATGGGACAGCCCTCCAGAGGCTtgactttctctgtttttgccAAGATTTCGACTGCCTCATTATTAGCCCGTTCTCCTTCAAAGAGTGAGGGTTTGTTCTCTCTATTAGTCATGGTATCATCCTCCAAGCCTTCCGGTAGAGTGCTGGTCTCAGATTTCTCCCCTTTTTCTGATGTGAGGTGCTCCCTGCTGGATATCTCAGCTTGCTCTACTAACTCTTCCACTGTACTTACGCTGCTCTCCGGCATGTCCCCATCATCGTCATCTGGTTTTTCACATTCTTTGGAGCTGCTCTCATGCACTCCACCTTTCTTgcctttcttcttcctcttttttttcttttttcctgaggCGCCACTTCGATCTTGTTGCGGTGTATTCGTGGCCGTCTGTGCAGGGGGTTCTTCTGCTTTCTGTTGGCTCTGTTGAGCTGTCGGAGGATGAGGCAAGCCTGTGGTCAAAGAGTCACCTGACTGAGCTTTGTCCTGATCAGCGCCATTGAGTTGCTTTGAATCCATGGCAAAAGTCCCTGGTCCTTGTTCCATATTGGGGACCTCTGTTGAGCCAGGATCCTTTGCGGCCAAACTTGAACACTTCTCGTCATCCTCACCACTCTTCATGTCCCCAAACTCACCCATTTTAGCTGATTTCAAAACTTTTTCTGCCCCATCTCTGTCTCTAAACTCCTCTATCTCACTTCCCTGTTCTGGGCTGAGATGGTTGGTTTCTAGCCATTCGGCTGTGTCTTTGCTGTCATTCTTGTGGCACTCCAGTGCACTGCTCTCTGCAGCGTTTTCCAACATGTCTTCAATTTGGATGGATCCATCCACACATGATTCTGTATTTTCAAAGCCCTCTTTGAAATCCCCCTGTGCTGCATCTTGTACTGCATTTAGATTTTCATACGCTACTTCGTCCTTTGATTTTTCCTGTACAAGGGCTTCACTAACTGATCTGGCTTCTAGATTATTCTCAGCAGCACTTTCCACCTCTCCTAACCCAGCACTGTTACATCTTTCACCTACATCTTCTGACCTCTCATGAATGACCTTGTTCTCTCCCTTATCTGCGCTGTTTCCTACACTTTCTACTTCACCCGTCATCTCT contains:
- the lrrfip1a gene encoding golgin subfamily A member 4 isoform X3; the encoded protein is MGTQGTGRKRIPNRERLTAEDDALNQIARQAEARLAAKRAARAEAREIRMKELERQQKEIYQVQKEDSERYSRHSRRNTSVSDDEERMSVGSRGSLRSDLDPAGAYGGASVGGSTHSLKKSKKKKKKHSRASNGYEDDYSIISSRSSRLSDESKASRPPRLDLQLGNYSSSDLYSTNSLPSSRLPSSTQNGSRPSLLCSDAPHSRSLRGSVYEDSLYSSARRFSGSSSRAPSEYSGFLGSNSRASSRASSARASPVEDSGSVASILRSAASGSSVIRSLDDISIPELPDVEERSDRDFLEKGSRTASTLSAATLASLGGTSSRRGSGDTALSVDTEASIREIKEIHELKDQIQDVEAKHMQSLKEVKDSLVEVEEKYRKAMVSNAQLDNEKSNLMYQVDTLKDSLMELEEQLCEARREFEAKAKDFEREKYAHSVLQFQFNEMKETLKQSEELLTEIRQLRMKQDGFVREISDLQETVEWKDKKIGALERQKEYSDAIRNERDELRDEVVQLKDVLKKHGIVLGADLTTNGEAGEGVLDGLANADSATRLAQDSQTPHAGGDGMLGKVKEAQLGGRDVEEVDSGAVLDKASVHLKKRQQGQTESLEEHDKTMIPGHPSEDHVSSQNSSRYCEITERQYPEKVRSDSTTSTDEVAPVDTGHSNGVESYACPHSITESDNRPVCHPEVQVVITGPEEEMTGEVESVGNSADKGENKVIHERSEDVGERCNSAGLGEVESAAENNLEARSVSEALVQEKSKDEVAYENLNAVQDAAQGDFKEGFENTESCVDGSIQIEDMLENAAESSALECHKNDSKDTAEWLETNHLSPEQGSEIEEFRDRDGAEKVLKSAKMGEFGDMKSGEDDEKCSSLAAKDPGSTEVPNMEQGPGTFAMDSKQLNGADQDKAQSGDSLTTGLPHPPTAQQSQQKAEEPPAQTATNTPQQDRSGASGKKKKKRKKKGKKGGVHESSSKECEKPDDDDGDMPESSVSTVEELVEQAEISSREHLTSEKGEKSETSTLPEGLEDDTMTNRENKPSLFEGERANNEAVEILAKTEKVKPLEGCPMSAAGADNADGFEKVEDTQLSGPASQVETQTRNDTEEVKEEQSPETQEAEAGKTGDPVAANEPNPKLENTDDLKGESALDQEVENAGKSESDLTTYIADCVNLGSAQEQSLEEMETGTDRNKVQPQGSQGTQEYVPSSLSIETEDLAAAPPETGTTEDIDSCEEAESLLQDEPTDPLNILEEKQPSVDNSVELEREEPENIAIPEEDPSVKAPSQESVENQGTQECVLLSPSSETEELAAAPSETGATEDLDSCKEAESLMQDELTDSPDFPGEKQPSIDNSVEQETEESENMAIPEEDASVNVPPEGSMGHGEESTEGGQGITEDGNCPGKEHCDDAEGLGTSSTETNSQDSGRESGESADQQQVDSMIDEGLSKEEEDTLVVEEKLDEVEPLPQEEVDNHKEEDENEEGESFEFEDDLEVSANLVSGGGTHEDEGAGSTPTEGGGEQEDGSKAEPQAGTDQNETQDNVEAHLTKSEEPRYEPDTAQVDKVQNETQPGEDVFEEGTCTTAAERNVTQRTASQETEESVSQTNEQNGRRDSSKSNKKGKGKGKEDCRMS
- the lrrfip1a gene encoding golgin subfamily A member 4 isoform X5, whose protein sequence is MGTQGTGRKRIPNRERLTAEDDALNQIARQAEARLAAKRAARAEAREIRMKELERQQKEIYQVQKKYYGLDNKWGDIEQWMEDSERYSRHSRRNTSVSDDEERMSVGSRGSLRSDLDPAGAYGGASVGGSTHSLKKSKKKKKKHSRASNGYEDDYSIISSRGNYSSSDLYSTNSLPSSRLPSSTQNGSRPSLLCSDAPHSRSLRGSVYEDSLYSSARRFSGSSSRAPSEYSGFLGSNSRASSRASSARASPVEDSGSVASILRSAASGSSVIRSLDDISIPELPDVEERSDRDFLEKGSRTASTLSAATLASLGGTSSRRGSGDTALSVDTEASIREIKEIHELKDQIQDVEAKHMQSLKEVKDSLVEVEEKYRKAMVSNAQLDNEKSNLMYQVDTLKDSLMELEEQLCEARREFEAKAKDFEREKYAHSVLQFQFNEMKETLKQSEELLTEIRQLRMKQDGFVREISDLQETVEWKDKKIGALERQKEYSDAIRNERDELRDEVVQLKDVLKKHGIVLGADLTTNGEAGEGVLDGLANADSATRLAQDSQTPHAGGDGMLGKVKEAQLGGRDVEEVDSGAVLDKASVHLKKRQQGQTESLEEHDKTMIPGHPSEDHVSSQNSSRYCEITERQYPEKVRSDSTTSTDEVAPVDTGHSNGVESYACPHSITESDNRPVCHPEVQVVITGPEEEMTGEVESVGNSADKGENKVIHERSEDVGERCNSAGLGEVESAAENNLEARSVSEALVQEKSKDEVAYENLNAVQDAAQGDFKEGFENTESCVDGSIQIEDMLENAAESSALECHKNDSKDTAEWLETNHLSPEQGSEIEEFRDRDGAEKVLKSAKMGEFGDMKSGEDDEKCSSLAAKDPGSTEVPNMEQGPGTFAMDSKQLNGADQDKAQSGDSLTTGLPHPPTAQQSQQKAEEPPAQTATNTPQQDRSGASGKKKKKRKKKGKKGGVHESSSKECEKPDDDDGDMPESSVSTVEELVEQAEISSREHLTSEKGEKSETSTLPEGLEDDTMTNRENKPSLFEGERANNEAVEILAKTEKVKPLEGCPMSAAGADNADGFEKVEDTQLSGPASQVETQTRNDTEEVKEEQSPETQEAEAGKTGDPVAANEPNPKLENTDDLKGESALDQEVENAGKSESDLTTYIADCVNLGSAQEQSLEEMETGTDRNKVQPQGSQGTQEYVPSSLSIETEDLAAAPPETGTTEDIDSCEEAESLLQDEPTDPLNILEEKQPSVDNSVELEREEPENIAIPEEDPSVKAPSQESVENQGTQECVLLSPSSETEELAAAPSETGATEDLDSCKEAESLMQDELTDSPDFPGEKQPSIDNSVEQETEESENMAIPEEDASVNVPPEGSMGHGEESTEGGQGITEDGNCPGKEHCDDAEGLGTSSTETNSQDSGRESGESADQQQVDSMIDEGLSKEEEDTLVVEEKLDEVEPLPQEEVDNHKEEDENEEGESFEFEDDLEVSANLVSGGGTHEDEGAGSTPTEGGGEQEDGSKAEPQAGTDQNETQDNVEAHLTKSEEPRYEPDTAQVDKVQNETQPGEDVFEEGTCTTAAERNVTQRTASQETEESVSQTNEQNGRRDSSKSNKKGKGKGKEDCRMS
- the lrrfip1a gene encoding golgin subfamily A member 4 isoform X9 codes for the protein MGTQGTGRKRIPNRERLTAEDDALNQIARQAEARLAAKRAARAEAREIRMKELERQQKEIYQVQKVSDDEERMSVGSRGSLRSDLDPAGAYGGASVGGSTHSLKKSKKKKKKHSRASNGYEDDYSIISSRSSRLSDESKASRPPRLDLQLGNYSSSDLYSTNSLPSSRLPSSTQNGSRPSLLCSDAPHSRSLRGSVYEDSLYSSARRFSGSSSRAPSEYSGFLGSNSRASSRASSARASPVEDSGSVASILRSAASGSSVIRSLDDISIPELPDVEERSDRDFLEKGSRTASTLSAATLASLGGTSSRRGSGDTALSVDTEASIREIKEIHELKDQIQDVEAKHMQSLKEVKDSLVEVEEKYRKAMVSNAQLDNEKSNLMYQVDTLKDSLMELEEQLCEARREFEAKAKDFEREKYAHSVLQFQFNEMKETLKQSEELLTEIRQLRMKQDGFVREISDLQETVEWKDKKIGALERQKEYSDAIRNERDELRDEVVQLKDVLKKHGIVLGADLTTNGEAGEGVLDGLANADSATRLAQDSQTPHAGGDGMLGKVKEAQLGGRDVEEVDSGAVLDKASVHLKKRQQGQTESLEEHDKTMIPGHPSEDHVSSQNSSRYCEITERQYPEKVRSDSTTSTDEVAPVDTGHSNGVESYACPHSITESDNRPVCHPEVQVVITGPEEEMTGEVESVGNSADKGENKVIHERSEDVGERCNSAGLGEVESAAENNLEARSVSEALVQEKSKDEVAYENLNAVQDAAQGDFKEGFENTESCVDGSIQIEDMLENAAESSALECHKNDSKDTAEWLETNHLSPEQGSEIEEFRDRDGAEKVLKSAKMGEFGDMKSGEDDEKCSSLAAKDPGSTEVPNMEQGPGTFAMDSKQLNGADQDKAQSGDSLTTGLPHPPTAQQSQQKAEEPPAQTATNTPQQDRSGASGKKKKKRKKKGKKGGVHESSSKECEKPDDDDGDMPESSVSTVEELVEQAEISSREHLTSEKGEKSETSTLPEGLEDDTMTNRENKPSLFEGERANNEAVEILAKTEKVKPLEGCPMSAAGADNADGFEKVEDTQLSGPASQVETQTRNDTEEVKEEQSPETQEAEAGKTGDPVAANEPNPKLENTDDLKGESALDQEVENAGKSESDLTTYIADCVNLGSAQEQSLEEMETGTDRNKVQPQGSQGTQEYVPSSLSIETEDLAAAPPETGTTEDIDSCEEAESLLQDEPTDPLNILEEKQPSVDNSVELEREEPENIAIPEEDPSVKAPSQESVENQGTQECVLLSPSSETEELAAAPSETGATEDLDSCKEAESLMQDELTDSPDFPGEKQPSIDNSVEQETEESENMAIPEEDASVNVPPEGSMGHGEESTEGGQGITEDGNCPGKEHCDDAEGLGTSSTETNSQDSGRESGESADQQQVDSMIDEGLSKEEEDTLVVEEKLDEVEPLPQEEVDNHKEEDENEEGESFEFEDDLEVSANLVSGGGTHEDEGAGSTPTEGGGEQEDGSKAEPQAGTDQNETQDNVEAHLTKSEEPRYEPDTAQVDKVQNETQPGEDVFEEGTCTTAAERNVTQRTASQETEESVSQTNEQNGRRDSSKSNKKGKGKGKEDCRMS
- the lrrfip1a gene encoding golgin subfamily A member 4 isoform X6, with the translated sequence MGTQGTGRKRIPNRERLTAEDDALNQIARQAEARLAAKRAARAEAREIRMKELERQQKEIYQVQKKYYGLDNKWGDIEQWMEDSERYSRHSRRNTSVSDDEERMSVGSRGSLRSDLDPAGAYGGASVGGSTHSLKKSKKKKKKHSRASNGYEDDYSIISSRSSRLSDESKASRPPRLDLQLGNYSSSDLYSTNSLPSSRLPSSTQNGSRPSLLCSDAPHSRSLRPSEYSGFLGSNSRASSRASSARASPVEDSGSVASILRSAASGSSVIRSLDDISIPELPDVEERSDRDFLEKGSRTASTLSAATLASLGGTSSRRGSGDTALSVDTEASIREIKEIHELKDQIQDVEAKHMQSLKEVKDSLVEVEEKYRKAMVSNAQLDNEKSNLMYQVDTLKDSLMELEEQLCEARREFEAKAKDFEREKYAHSVLQFQFNEMKETLKQSEELLTEIRQLRMKQDGFVREISDLQETVEWKDKKIGALERQKEYSDAIRNERDELRDEVVQLKDVLKKHGIVLGADLTTNGEAGEGVLDGLANADSATRLAQDSQTPHAGGDGMLGKVKEAQLGGRDVEEVDSGAVLDKASVHLKKRQQGQTESLEEHDKTMIPGHPSEDHVSSQNSSRYCEITERQYPEKVRSDSTTSTDEVAPVDTGHSNGVESYACPHSITESDNRPVCHPEVQVVITGPEEEMTGEVESVGNSADKGENKVIHERSEDVGERCNSAGLGEVESAAENNLEARSVSEALVQEKSKDEVAYENLNAVQDAAQGDFKEGFENTESCVDGSIQIEDMLENAAESSALECHKNDSKDTAEWLETNHLSPEQGSEIEEFRDRDGAEKVLKSAKMGEFGDMKSGEDDEKCSSLAAKDPGSTEVPNMEQGPGTFAMDSKQLNGADQDKAQSGDSLTTGLPHPPTAQQSQQKAEEPPAQTATNTPQQDRSGASGKKKKKRKKKGKKGGVHESSSKECEKPDDDDGDMPESSVSTVEELVEQAEISSREHLTSEKGEKSETSTLPEGLEDDTMTNRENKPSLFEGERANNEAVEILAKTEKVKPLEGCPMSAAGADNADGFEKVEDTQLSGPASQVETQTRNDTEEVKEEQSPETQEAEAGKTGDPVAANEPNPKLENTDDLKGESALDQEVENAGKSESDLTTYIADCVNLGSAQEQSLEEMETGTDRNKVQPQGSQGTQEYVPSSLSIETEDLAAAPPETGTTEDIDSCEEAESLLQDEPTDPLNILEEKQPSVDNSVELEREEPENIAIPEEDPSVKAPSQESVENQGTQECVLLSPSSETEELAAAPSETGATEDLDSCKEAESLMQDELTDSPDFPGEKQPSIDNSVEQETEESENMAIPEEDASVNVPPEGSMGHGEESTEGGQGITEDGNCPGKEHCDDAEGLGTSSTETNSQDSGRESGESADQQQVDSMIDEGLSKEEEDTLVVEEKLDEVEPLPQEEVDNHKEEDENEEGESFEFEDDLEVSANLVSGGGTHEDEGAGSTPTEGGGEQEDGSKAEPQAGTDQNETQDNVEAHLTKSEEPRYEPDTAQVDKVQNETQPGEDVFEEGTCTTAAERNVTQRTASQETEESVSQTNEQNGRRDSSKSNKKGKGKGKEDCRMS